In one Staphylococcus lutrae genomic region, the following are encoded:
- a CDS encoding DRTGG domain-containing protein yields MTKHEQIIKHIESLSVGQKISVRKIAKDLDVSEGTAYRAIKDASQRGLVATIDRVGTVRIEKKARTHVEHLTFGEIAKIVDGHLIGGKGGQFNSLTKFAIGAMEVDNVVNYVSKNTLLIVGNRLDVQKAALERGSAVLITGGFDTTDEIKKMADEQNLPIISSNYDTFMVANIINRAMYNQMIKKEILVVEDIVIPIAQTSYLNEEMTVADVGKKARETSHSRFPIVDDDNKLSGLITSKDIIGKDLNEKLYKVMTKPAISVQLNTTVASCAHLMIWEGIELLPVTDHQKRLVGVITREDVLKAMQIVGRQPQVGETINDQVAKHIEIRNQQIMVEITPQLTNQFGTLSKSVSVAIIEETIKTVMRKYKKLEVMIESLNIFYIRTVQIESEVEVHYTILDMGRNFAKLEVTMISANQPVAKALIMCQLLDH; encoded by the coding sequence ATGACAAAGCACGAACAAATCATTAAACATATAGAATCATTATCAGTAGGTCAAAAAATATCAGTACGTAAAATTGCGAAAGATTTAGATGTTTCTGAAGGGACAGCCTATAGAGCAATAAAAGATGCGAGTCAACGCGGATTAGTTGCGACCATAGACCGTGTAGGGACGGTGCGAATTGAAAAAAAAGCACGAACGCATGTTGAACATCTCACATTTGGTGAGATTGCCAAAATTGTGGATGGCCATTTAATTGGCGGTAAAGGGGGACAATTCAATTCGCTGACAAAGTTTGCGATTGGTGCCATGGAAGTGGATAATGTCGTCAATTACGTTTCTAAAAATACATTACTTATTGTTGGAAATCGTTTGGATGTACAAAAGGCAGCGCTTGAAAGGGGCAGCGCTGTATTGATCACGGGCGGATTTGATACAACCGATGAAATTAAAAAAATGGCAGATGAACAAAATCTGCCTATCATATCATCTAATTATGATACATTTATGGTTGCAAACATTATTAATAGAGCGATGTACAATCAAATGATAAAGAAAGAGATTTTAGTTGTAGAAGACATCGTCATTCCTATTGCGCAAACGTCATATTTGAATGAAGAAATGACTGTTGCGGATGTCGGTAAAAAAGCACGTGAAACGTCACATTCACGATTTCCAATTGTCGACGATGATAACAAGTTATCCGGATTGATTACGAGTAAGGATATCATTGGCAAAGATTTAAATGAAAAGCTTTACAAAGTCATGACGAAACCTGCAATTAGTGTTCAATTGAATACCACAGTGGCCAGTTGTGCACATTTGATGATATGGGAGGGCATCGAATTATTGCCTGTGACAGATCATCAAAAACGATTAGTCGGTGTGATTACAAGAGAAGACGTGTTGAAGGCGATGCAAATTGTAGGCCGACAACCTCAAGTGGGCGAAACCATTAACGATCAAGTCGCCAAACATATTGAAATTAGAAATCAACAAATCATGGTTGAAATTACCCCGCAATTAACAAATCAATTTGGTACGTTGAGTAAATCTGTATCAGTGGCTATCATTGAAGAGACGATTAAGACTGTTATGCGTAAGTATAAAAAATTAGAAGTCATGATAGAGAGTTTAAACATATTTTATATTCGAACAGTACAAATTGAGAGCGAAGTGGAAGTACATTATACGATTTTAGATATGGGACGAAACTTTGCGAAATTAGAAGTGACAATGATCAGTGCCAATCAGCCTGTTGCTAAGGCACTCATTATGTGTCAATTATTAGATCATTAA
- a CDS encoding metal-dependent hydrolase — MKLSFHGQATVYFEANGKTGIIDPFITGNELSDLDVDNLKVDYIILTHGHEDHFGDTIEIAKRNQATVIGTAEVANYLSTHEGIQNVHPMNIGGKWQFDFGVLKFVQAFHSSSLMNKEGIPIYLGMPMGVLLELEGTTVYHTGDTALFSDMKLIADRHPVDVCFVPIGDNFTMGIEDASYAINTLIQPKITVPIHYDTFPLIKQDPNAFKALVNVGEVQILKPGESVEL, encoded by the coding sequence ATGAAATTATCATTTCACGGTCAAGCCACAGTATATTTTGAAGCCAATGGAAAAACGGGAATTATTGACCCGTTTATCACAGGAAATGAACTATCAGATTTAGATGTTGACAACTTAAAGGTAGACTATATTATTTTGACGCATGGGCATGAGGATCATTTTGGTGACACGATTGAGATTGCTAAACGTAATCAGGCTACAGTGATCGGTACTGCAGAAGTTGCGAACTATTTATCAACGCATGAAGGCATCCAAAATGTCCACCCGATGAATATTGGTGGGAAATGGCAATTTGATTTTGGTGTATTAAAATTTGTTCAAGCGTTTCATAGTTCAAGTTTAATGAATAAAGAAGGGATTCCGATTTATTTAGGAATGCCGATGGGCGTACTACTCGAATTAGAGGGGACAACAGTGTATCATACGGGAGACACAGCGCTATTTAGTGATATGAAACTGATTGCGGACCGCCATCCTGTTGATGTATGTTTCGTTCCAATCGGTGATAACTTTACAATGGGAATTGAGGATGCAAGTTATGCGATTAATACGTTGATTCAGCCTAAAATTACTGTGCCTATTCATTATGATACCTTCCCTTTGATTAAACAAGATCCGAACGCGTTTAAAGCATTGGTGAATGTCGGGGAAGTTCAAATATTAAAGCCTGGTGAATCAGTCGAGTTATAA
- a CDS encoding M24 family metallopeptidase produces MSKIEQLVQTLKKEQADAVWVSNPINIFYFTGYKSEPHERLFALLVKADGQQILFCPQLEVEEVKASPFEGQIIGYLDTEDPFEQHREVYPTLLIEENHLTVQRYHALQQAFSVETFGAADPVIRQLRNIKTSQEIDTLREAAKLADKCLEIGVAFLKEGVTEREVVNHIENEIKAFGVDQMSFDTMVLFGDHAAAPHGTPGERRLKKDEFVLFDLGVVYNHYCSDITRTVAFGQPHSEAEKIYNIVLEAEQAAIKHIQPGVTIRELDDIARGIITDAGYGDYFPHRLGHGLGLEAHEYQDISSTNQNPLEPGMVLTIEPGIYVPGVAGVRIEDDILVTEQGFEVLSGYEK; encoded by the coding sequence ATGTCAAAAATAGAACAACTCGTTCAAACATTAAAAAAGGAACAGGCCGATGCCGTTTGGGTCTCCAATCCCATTAACATCTTCTATTTCACAGGTTATAAATCAGAACCTCATGAACGTTTATTTGCATTATTAGTTAAAGCGGATGGGCAACAGATTTTATTCTGCCCACAATTGGAAGTAGAAGAAGTCAAAGCATCCCCTTTTGAAGGACAAATTATTGGTTATTTGGATACTGAAGACCCATTCGAACAACATCGAGAAGTGTACCCAACACTCCTTATCGAAGAGAATCATTTAACTGTTCAACGATACCACGCATTGCAACAAGCCTTTTCAGTCGAAACGTTTGGTGCTGCGGATCCAGTCATTCGTCAATTGCGTAATATTAAGACATCACAAGAGATAGACACATTAAGAGAAGCGGCAAAACTCGCTGATAAATGTTTAGAAATTGGTGTTGCATTTTTAAAAGAAGGCGTGACAGAAAGAGAAGTTGTCAATCATATCGAAAATGAAATCAAAGCTTTCGGTGTCGATCAAATGAGTTTTGATACGATGGTTTTATTTGGTGATCACGCTGCCGCACCTCATGGTACACCAGGTGAGCGTCGCCTGAAAAAGGATGAATTTGTCCTGTTTGATTTAGGCGTTGTTTATAACCATTATTGTAGTGACATCACGCGTACCGTTGCATTTGGTCAACCTCATTCTGAAGCGGAAAAGATTTATAATATTGTGTTAGAAGCAGAACAAGCCGCAATAAAACATATCCAACCCGGTGTTACGATACGAGAATTAGATGACATCGCACGAGGCATTATTACTGATGCTGGATATGGTGACTACTTCCCACATCGCCTAGGTCATGGTTTAGGACTTGAAGCACATGAATATCAAGATATCTCTAGTACCAATCAAAATCCGTTAGAACCAGGGATGGTACTCACAATAGAACCGGGTATTTATGTGCCTGGTGTTGCAGGTGTTCGTATTGAAGATGATATTTTAGTGACTGAGCAAGGTTTCGAAGTATTATCAGGTTATGAGAAATGA
- a CDS encoding copper homeostasis protein CutC, with protein MIKEAVASTLLEVEEKLKAGAHRIELCDNMIEKGTTPSFGMVKIARELCTLYHAELAVMIRPRGGSFVYHWYELECMRIDIEQLKTLGVDYFVFGCLTTEQTLNLFQMKTLIQTAAPVPVVCHMAFDSIHPAGQSKALQQLIDLGVKRLLTHGGPADTDLFDNVTQLAKWVRQSQGRIEIMPGGGLNADNLEDLLALFPFQEVHGTHIVK; from the coding sequence ATGATTAAAGAAGCTGTTGCATCAACCTTGCTAGAAGTCGAAGAAAAACTTAAAGCTGGAGCACATCGCATTGAGCTTTGTGATAATATGATTGAAAAAGGAACCACTCCAAGTTTCGGCATGGTAAAAATCGCACGTGAACTGTGTACCTTGTATCATGCAGAACTTGCTGTGATGATTCGCCCACGTGGCGGATCATTTGTCTATCATTGGTACGAACTTGAATGTATGCGCATTGATATCGAACAACTCAAAACGTTAGGCGTAGATTATTTTGTTTTTGGTTGTTTGACGACTGAACAGACGTTAAATCTATTTCAAATGAAAACATTAATTCAGACTGCAGCCCCTGTACCCGTCGTGTGTCATATGGCTTTTGATTCGATTCATCCCGCAGGCCAGTCAAAAGCATTACAACAACTGATTGATCTTGGCGTAAAACGATTATTAACCCACGGCGGACCAGCAGATACGGATTTGTTTGACAATGTCACGCAATTAGCGAAATGGGTGCGTCAATCACAAGGTCGGATTGAAATTATGCCTGGGGGCGGCTTGAATGCCGACAATTTAGAGGATTTATTAGCATTATTTCCATTTCAAGAAGTGCATGGGACGCACATTGTTAAATAA
- a CDS encoding ISL3 family transposase, whose amino-acid sequence MYNDISEMIGIKVSNLKITECLGIQTFKNVQSLFYKGVLTYQPKGCECCGIKNEQHTVIKNGFRSTRVYMGLILERPSYLVLKKQRFYCKACGQTFTAKTPYIEPRCTISNDVKLMVTRKLATVISEKDIANSVLVSPSTVHRYLKDLGEAVKTQPSDILPQHLSFDEFKSTNDVDSSMSFIYCDSITHDIIDILPDRRKFKLEEYFLRFSRKQREGVKSVSIDMYPPYMSLIQSLFPNADIILDRFHIVQAVNREINHSRVKTMNSFKTREKPKYNKLKRYWKLLLKSPIELDRVHYHSFRLFNTWHSQYSLVQFLLTFDEEFQLTYEAGHHILETLRSNNIEQLEEALQRSKSLNISNGLKRVINTLIKYIPYISNTIQNPHLTNGPIEGINNKIKLIKRVSYGYRNFYNFRNRILIISRLYVSEYKKRTKQQKIAT is encoded by the coding sequence ATGTATAATGATATATCAGAAATGATTGGAATAAAAGTATCAAATTTAAAAATCACTGAATGTTTAGGTATTCAAACCTTCAAGAACGTTCAATCATTGTTTTATAAAGGGGTTTTAACTTATCAACCTAAAGGTTGTGAGTGTTGTGGTATCAAGAATGAGCAACACACAGTTATTAAAAATGGCTTTCGCAGTACAAGAGTGTATATGGGGCTTATTCTTGAAAGGCCTAGTTATCTTGTGTTAAAAAAGCAACGCTTCTATTGTAAAGCTTGTGGTCAAACTTTTACGGCTAAAACACCATATATAGAACCGCGTTGTACAATTTCTAATGACGTAAAACTAATGGTGACGAGAAAGCTCGCCACTGTCATATCTGAAAAAGATATAGCGAATAGTGTTTTAGTTTCACCTTCAACTGTTCATCGGTATTTGAAAGACCTAGGGGAAGCAGTAAAAACACAACCTAGTGATATATTGCCCCAACATTTATCCTTTGATGAATTTAAGTCAACTAATGATGTCGACAGCTCTATGAGCTTTATATACTGTGATAGTATCACGCATGATATTATTGATATCTTGCCAGATCGACGTAAGTTCAAGTTGGAAGAATACTTTTTAAGATTCTCAAGAAAGCAGCGTGAAGGAGTTAAAAGTGTTTCTATTGATATGTATCCACCATACATGTCGCTAATTCAATCATTATTTCCCAATGCAGATATTATCTTAGACCGTTTTCATATTGTTCAAGCGGTTAACCGTGAAATCAATCACAGTCGCGTTAAAACAATGAATAGTTTTAAGACTAGAGAAAAACCCAAGTACAATAAATTAAAACGGTATTGGAAGCTTTTATTAAAATCTCCAATTGAATTAGACAGAGTCCACTATCACTCGTTCAGACTTTTTAATACATGGCATAGTCAGTATAGTTTAGTACAATTCTTGTTAACTTTTGATGAAGAATTCCAATTAACGTATGAAGCAGGACATCATATTCTAGAAACTCTAAGATCAAATAACATTGAACAATTAGAGGAAGCATTACAACGTTCGAAGAGTTTAAATATTTCAAATGGACTCAAACGTGTTATTAACACACTCATAAAATATATACCTTATATTTCAAATACGATTCAAAATCCTCATTTGACCAATGGTCCAATTGAAGGTATTAACAATAAAATAAAGCTTATTAAGCGTGTCTCTTATGGTTATAGAAATTTTTATAACTTTAGAAATAGGATTTTAATTATTTCAAGGTTATACGTAAGTGAATATAAAAAACGTACTAAGCAACAAAAAATTGCCACTTAG
- the ald gene encoding alanine dehydrogenase — MRIGIPKEIKNNENRVGLSPSGVHALVEAGHEVWVETAAGLGSYFEDADYVKAGAKISQHQHEVWDVDMVIKVKEPLKEEFGYFRENLILFTYLHLANELELTKALIEHKVIAIAYETVQLGDLSLPLLTPMSEVAGRMSTQIGAQFLQRFNGGMGILLGGIPGVPKGKVTIIGGGQAGTNAARIALGLGADVTILDVNPKRLQELENLFDGRVHTIMSNPLNIESAVIQSDLVIGAVLIPGAKAPKLVTEEMIKNMQPGSVVVDIAIDQGGIFETTDKITTHDDPTYIKHGVVHYAVANMPGAVPRTSTLGLNNATLPYALQIANKGYHRALTENVPLSHGLNVFNGEVTNKAVAEAFNYHYVPVTQALDLASAR, encoded by the coding sequence ATGAGAATTGGAATACCAAAAGAAATAAAAAACAATGAAAATCGGGTAGGTTTGTCACCAAGTGGCGTACATGCGCTTGTGGAAGCAGGACACGAGGTATGGGTTGAAACAGCAGCCGGTCTAGGATCCTATTTTGAGGATGCCGATTACGTTAAAGCAGGTGCTAAAATTTCACAACATCAACATGAAGTTTGGGATGTGGATATGGTCATCAAAGTGAAAGAGCCATTAAAAGAAGAGTTTGGCTACTTTAGAGAGAACCTGATTTTATTCACCTACCTTCACTTAGCAAATGAACTAGAACTTACAAAAGCATTAATTGAACATAAAGTCATCGCGATTGCATATGAGACCGTGCAATTAGGCGATTTATCGTTGCCATTATTGACGCCAATGAGTGAGGTTGCAGGGAGAATGTCCACACAAATCGGTGCGCAATTTTTACAACGTTTTAATGGAGGAATGGGAATTTTACTTGGCGGCATCCCTGGCGTTCCAAAAGGCAAGGTGACCATTATTGGAGGCGGTCAAGCAGGAACAAATGCGGCGCGTATCGCTTTAGGGTTAGGGGCAGATGTGACCATTCTTGATGTGAACCCGAAACGTTTACAAGAACTTGAAAATCTTTTCGATGGTCGTGTGCATACGATTATGTCGAATCCTTTGAATATTGAGTCTGCAGTCATTCAAAGTGACTTGGTCATCGGTGCGGTATTAATTCCAGGCGCAAAAGCACCGAAGTTAGTGACTGAAGAAATGATTAAAAACATGCAGCCTGGTTCTGTCGTTGTTGATATTGCCATTGACCAAGGTGGAATATTTGAAACAACGGATAAAATCACGACGCATGATGATCCGACTTATATTAAACATGGTGTCGTACATTATGCCGTTGCGAATATGCCAGGTGCCGTACCACGCACTTCAACATTAGGTTTAAATAACGCGACTTTGCCTTATGCACTGCAAATTGCAAATAAAGGCTATCACCGTGCATTAACAGAAAATGTGCCACTTTCACATGGTTTAAATGTGTTTAACGGGGAAGTGACAAATAAAGCTGTTGCAGAAGCTTTCAATTATCACTACGTACCAGTGACTCAAGCGCTCGATTTAGCATCAGCGCGATAG
- a CDS encoding universal stress protein, producing MFMYKNILIAVDGSHEAEWAFNKAVAVAKRNDAKLIIVNVIDSRTYTSFEVYDSHFTEKSKSFAEKLLDGYRKVAEDEGVHNVETRLEFGSPKSVLPKLSNEPDTAVDLVMCGTSGLNAVERFIVGSVSEAIVRHATCDVLVVRTEQIPENFEPKVATEELLKDFSI from the coding sequence ATGTTTATGTACAAAAATATTTTAATTGCTGTCGATGGCTCTCACGAAGCAGAATGGGCGTTCAACAAAGCTGTTGCTGTTGCTAAACGTAACGATGCAAAACTGATTATTGTTAATGTCATTGATTCTAGAACTTACACATCATTTGAAGTTTATGATTCACATTTTACTGAAAAATCAAAATCATTTGCTGAGAAATTGTTGGATGGCTATCGTAAAGTAGCTGAAGACGAAGGCGTTCACAATGTCGAAACACGGCTAGAATTTGGTTCTCCTAAATCTGTTCTCCCCAAATTATCAAATGAACCGGATACAGCTGTTGATCTCGTCATGTGCGGTACTTCTGGTCTCAATGCAGTAGAGCGCTTTATTGTAGGTTCTGTATCTGAAGCGATTGTACGCCATGCAACGTGTGATGTGCTTGTTGTACGTACTGAACAAATCCCTGAAAACTTTGAACCTAAAGTAGCCACTGAGGAACTTTTAAAAGATTTTAGTATTTAG
- a CDS encoding acetate kinase has product MSKLVLAINAGSSSLKFQLIEMPEENLITKGLIERIGLKNSIFTIEVNDEKIKENGDIKDHEQAVNMMLESLQKHGIIKDIHDIDGTGHRVVHGGERFPESALVTDEVIQDIEKLTDLAPLHNPANLMGIRAFRKLLPGIPHVAVFDTSFHQSMPESAFLYSLPYEYYKEYGIRKYGFHGTSHKYVSQRAAEILNKPIEELRIISCHIGNGASIAAIDGGKSIDTSMGFTPLAGVTMGTRSGNIDPALIPFIMEKTGKTADEVLNILNKESGLLGITGTSSDLRDIESDANEGDERAELALEVFASRIHKYMGSYATRMHGVDVIIFTAGVGENSDTVRARVLEGLEFMGVYWDPRKNEGLRGKEKELNYPHSPVKVLVIPTNEEVMIARDVMNFGGL; this is encoded by the coding sequence ATGTCAAAGTTAGTTTTGGCGATTAACGCTGGGAGTTCATCATTAAAGTTTCAATTAATTGAAATGCCAGAAGAAAACCTAATCACTAAAGGGTTAATTGAACGTATTGGTTTGAAGAATTCTATATTTACGATTGAAGTGAATGATGAAAAAATTAAGGAAAATGGAGATATAAAAGATCACGAGCAAGCAGTCAATATGATGCTAGAAAGTTTACAAAAACACGGTATCATTAAAGATATTCATGATATTGATGGGACAGGACACCGTGTTGTCCATGGGGGAGAACGCTTTCCAGAATCTGCACTTGTGACTGATGAAGTGATTCAAGATATTGAAAAATTGACAGATTTAGCGCCACTTCATAATCCTGCAAACTTAATGGGGATTCGAGCATTTAGAAAACTACTTCCTGGAATTCCACATGTAGCTGTATTTGATACGTCATTCCACCAATCAATGCCAGAATCAGCATTTTTATATAGTTTACCGTATGAATATTACAAAGAATACGGTATCCGAAAATATGGTTTCCATGGGACAAGTCATAAATACGTATCACAACGTGCGGCTGAAATATTAAATAAACCGATTGAGGAATTGCGTATTATTTCTTGTCATATTGGTAATGGGGCATCCATTGCTGCTATCGATGGTGGGAAATCTATTGATACGTCCATGGGCTTTACACCATTAGCGGGTGTGACGATGGGGACACGTTCAGGTAATATCGACCCTGCTTTAATTCCTTTTATTATGGAAAAAACAGGTAAAACTGCGGATGAAGTGCTGAATATTTTAAATAAAGAATCTGGTTTACTAGGGATTACAGGAACATCTTCAGATTTACGTGATATTGAAAGTGATGCAAATGAAGGTGACGAACGTGCAGAATTGGCATTAGAAGTATTTGCTTCACGTATTCATAAATATATGGGATCATATGCAACACGTATGCATGGTGTCGATGTGATTATTTTCACTGCGGGTGTGGGTGAGAATTCTGACACTGTTCGTGCGCGCGTGTTGGAAGGTTTAGAATTTATGGGCGTTTACTGGGATCCACGTAAAAACGAAGGCTTACGTGGTAAAGAGAAGGAATTAAACTATCCACATTCTCCGGTTAAAGTTTTAGTTATCCCGACAAATGAAGAAGTTATGATAGCGAGAGATGTCATGAATTTTGGTGGATTATAA
- a CDS encoding class I SAM-dependent methyltransferase yields MTETISIMERLFYQLDERTQKLNEENGQSFIENLGLAMEQIYTSERDFIEQATLQDRRKAFQFAYLSQLQKEEVQANHQITPDSIGLILGFLVSQFKAGDKALHIADLGSGTGHLSATVHEMMPEFTLMHHLVEVDPVLSRVSVHLANFLEIPFDVYPQDAIMPLPFDGADVVIGDLPIGYYPNDERSEQLQLGFEEGHSFAHYLFIEQAVEAVKPSGYIFLVVPNRLFEGEHVKQLENFIATETEMQAFLNLPDHLFKRAHAQKSILILQRKEQRVTKPKEVLLANIPDFKNTQNFQKFLAELKAWLSQNQPKN; encoded by the coding sequence ATGACAGAGACCATCTCGATTATGGAGAGATTATTTTATCAATTAGATGAAAGAACGCAAAAGTTAAACGAAGAAAATGGACAAAGCTTTATTGAAAATTTAGGATTAGCCATGGAGCAAATTTATACATCAGAGCGGGATTTCATTGAACAGGCGACATTACAGGATCGAAGAAAAGCATTTCAATTCGCTTATCTGAGTCAGTTACAAAAAGAAGAAGTTCAAGCCAATCACCAAATCACACCAGACTCAATTGGATTAATTTTAGGGTTCCTAGTTTCTCAATTTAAAGCAGGTGATAAGGCGCTTCATATTGCTGATTTAGGGAGTGGAACGGGTCATTTAAGTGCAACTGTTCATGAAATGATGCCTGAATTCACACTTATGCATCATTTAGTAGAGGTGGATCCCGTCCTTTCAAGAGTGAGTGTACATCTTGCTAATTTTTTAGAAATTCCTTTTGATGTGTATCCTCAAGATGCCATTATGCCATTACCATTTGATGGTGCCGATGTCGTTATCGGTGATTTGCCAATTGGTTATTATCCTAACGATGAACGAAGTGAACAGTTACAGTTAGGTTTTGAAGAAGGACACAGTTTTGCGCATTACCTGTTTATCGAGCAAGCTGTCGAGGCGGTTAAGCCATCAGGGTACATTTTCTTAGTTGTGCCAAACCGACTTTTCGAAGGTGAACATGTAAAACAGTTGGAAAATTTTATTGCAACAGAAACAGAAATGCAAGCTTTTCTCAATTTGCCCGATCATTTATTTAAGCGTGCCCATGCACAAAAATCCATTTTGATATTGCAGCGTAAAGAACAGCGTGTCACAAAGCCTAAAGAAGTATTGTTGGCGAATATACCGGATTTTAAAAATACACAAAACTTTCAAAAGTTTTTAGCCGAATTAAAGGCATGGTTGTCACAAAATCAACCTAAAAATTAA
- the tpx gene encoding thiol peroxidase — translation MAQVTFKQKPIELLGQEVHVGDQAPDFSVVNNQLQPVSLANFEGKKKLINVVPSLDTGVCDQQTRKFNEEANAEEGYVLTISVDLPFAQQRWCAASGLDQVITLSDYQQRSFGEKYGVVMEGLQLLARSVFVLDENNKIVYKEIVPEGTDFPNFEAALEAYRSI, via the coding sequence ATGGCACAAGTTACATTTAAACAAAAGCCAATTGAATTGTTAGGACAAGAGGTTCACGTCGGTGATCAAGCGCCTGACTTTTCAGTTGTTAATAACCAATTACAGCCCGTATCACTTGCAAACTTTGAAGGTAAGAAAAAATTAATCAATGTCGTACCCTCGCTTGACACAGGGGTTTGTGATCAACAAACACGTAAGTTTAACGAAGAAGCTAATGCAGAAGAAGGTTATGTGTTAACGATTTCAGTAGACTTACCATTTGCGCAACAAAGATGGTGTGCGGCAAGTGGTTTGGATCAAGTCATCACATTGAGCGATTATCAACAGCGTTCATTTGGTGAAAAATATGGCGTTGTGATGGAAGGTTTACAACTTTTAGCACGCTCTGTATTCGTATTAGATGAAAATAACAAAATCGTTTATAAAGAAATTGTACCTGAGGGAACAGATTTCCCTAACTTTGAAGCGGCACTTGAAGCTTATCGTAGCATTTAA
- a CDS encoding RDD family protein: MSVHNTSDFSNNPSQPHVSSYQHTTMNQTEQRATQTLTRHQYELDAFFYAGFGRRFFSYLIDLFILWGITQIILNPIYALTGINEWKLWIEAFSVGHVVDAVLYFAYFVLMTRYFQQTVGKMILGIKVYTHTIQKLNWSDVLYREWIGRIISNVIFGLPYLAVIFTPKHIGVHDYFANTVVVKMKYLPYIKENEGVSREYKPTTRYNSGEL, encoded by the coding sequence ATGAGCGTGCATAACACAAGTGATTTTAGCAACAATCCTTCTCAACCCCATGTGTCATCGTATCAACACACGACAATGAATCAAACTGAGCAACGTGCTACGCAAACTTTGACTCGTCACCAATATGAATTGGATGCATTTTTTTACGCCGGTTTTGGAAGACGTTTCTTCAGTTATCTCATTGATTTGTTCATACTATGGGGAATCACACAAATCATTTTAAACCCGATCTACGCACTGACAGGCATAAATGAATGGAAGTTATGGATCGAAGCATTTAGCGTCGGTCATGTTGTAGATGCCGTGCTCTACTTTGCTTATTTTGTTTTAATGACACGATACTTTCAACAAACGGTTGGTAAAATGATTTTGGGCATAAAAGTATATACACATACGATACAGAAATTAAATTGGTCAGATGTACTCTATAGAGAATGGATTGGTCGAATTATTTCTAATGTCATTTTTGGTTTACCTTATTTGGCAGTTATTTTCACGCCAAAACATATTGGGGTGCATGATTACTTTGCAAATACTGTCGTTGTAAAAATGAAATATTTGCCATATATTAAAGAAAATGAAGGTGTCTCACGTGAATACAAACCTACAACACGATATAATAGTGGGGAATTATAA